Proteins encoded together in one Alkalihalobacillus sp. TS-13 window:
- the lpdA gene encoding dihydrolipoyl dehydrogenase, whose product MTKTYDIAVVGGGPGGYVAALHAAKLGKKVALVEVTFLGGTCLNKGCIPSKTLLKHAEVIESIHKAEEWGIETGNLTFSLEKMIKRKDDVIQRLRNGISFLLKQGKIDVYEGFGRIEQDNRIQIDAEQNNQTINAENIIIATGSIPAVPPIEGLDTVTFDTSDTIFDIPDIPKSLTIIGGGVIGVEFACIFASLNVEVTLIEMEDRLLPGEDRDASKLLANELRKKGVKLLLNTKVDCVHQAGAYKTVNCTDDGDNEHVIETETLLVSVGRKPNLSAVANLNLLKDGPFIKVNEQLETNLPNIYAVGDVIGGYQLAHVASAEGIVAANNAAGGSDQIDYKVIPRCIYTLPEIASVGITEEEARTKGIVYKTERFDLSGNGKAIAEGHTSGFSKIIYEEKFGEIIGVIMAGPHVTEMISEASAFMYLEGTIEEAAKMIHPHPSVSESFFENASSIYNKMKQQDVLV is encoded by the coding sequence GTGACAAAAACATACGATATCGCTGTTGTTGGGGGCGGTCCTGGCGGATATGTCGCAGCATTGCATGCAGCCAAACTAGGAAAGAAAGTCGCTCTTGTCGAAGTGACTTTCCTAGGTGGGACGTGTTTGAACAAAGGTTGTATCCCTTCCAAAACTCTTTTGAAACATGCTGAAGTGATTGAATCGATCCATAAAGCGGAAGAGTGGGGTATTGAAACGGGTAATTTAACCTTTTCTTTAGAAAAAATGATAAAAAGGAAAGATGATGTTATTCAGCGTCTACGTAATGGGATTTCCTTTTTATTGAAACAAGGGAAAATTGATGTATATGAAGGCTTTGGCCGAATTGAACAGGATAATCGTATCCAGATCGACGCAGAGCAAAACAATCAAACAATCAATGCTGAAAATATCATCATAGCTACAGGATCAATTCCTGCGGTACCCCCGATAGAAGGATTAGATACTGTTACTTTTGATACGAGTGATACGATATTTGATATCCCTGATATTCCAAAGTCTCTCACTATCATTGGAGGTGGGGTGATCGGTGTTGAATTTGCTTGTATTTTTGCCAGTTTAAATGTGGAAGTTACATTGATTGAAATGGAGGATCGACTCCTTCCAGGTGAAGACAGGGATGCCTCAAAGCTATTAGCAAATGAGCTGAGGAAAAAAGGTGTCAAACTTCTTTTAAATACCAAAGTAGACTGTGTCCACCAAGCAGGTGCCTACAAAACTGTTAATTGTACAGATGATGGAGATAATGAACATGTGATTGAAACTGAAACTTTGCTTGTAAGTGTTGGCCGAAAGCCTAACCTATCAGCCGTTGCAAATTTGAACCTCCTTAAAGACGGACCGTTCATAAAGGTGAATGAACAATTGGAGACAAACCTGCCGAACATTTATGCTGTAGGCGATGTGATTGGTGGATATCAACTTGCCCATGTTGCAAGTGCTGAAGGAATAGTAGCAGCAAATAACGCTGCGGGAGGAAGCGATCAGATCGATTATAAAGTTATACCGCGTTGTATATACACACTTCCAGAAATCGCAAGTGTTGGTATAACCGAAGAGGAAGCACGGACAAAAGGGATTGTATATAAAACAGAACGATTTGATTTATCTGGAAACGGAAAAGCCATTGCAGAAGGACATACAAGTGGATTTTCAAAAATCATATATGAAGAAAAATTCGGTGAAATAATAGGTGTAATCATGGCAGGACCTCATGTTACTGAAATGATATCAGAGGCCTCAGCCTTCATGTATTTGGAAGGGACAATAGAGGAAGCAGCTAAAATGATCCATCCACATCCATCTGTTTCTGAATCATTTTTTGAGAACGCCTCTTCTATTTACAATAAAATGAAACAGCAAGATGTACTTGTCTAA
- a CDS encoding alpha-ketoacid dehydrogenase subunit beta, with protein MREITYLEAVREAMSQEMRKNENVFILGEDIGVYGGAFGVTRGMIEEFGAERVRNTPISESAIAGAAVGSALTGMRPILELQFSDFITIAMDQLVNQAAKLRYMYGGKGTVPMVLRTPAGSGTGAAAQHSQSLEAWMTHIPGLKVLQPSTAYDAKGLLKAAIDDDNPVIFYEHKLLYKTKGDVPEEEYSIPIGKADIKRQGNDVTIIATSLMVKKALEAAAELEKEGIDVEVVDPRTLVPLDEETIIESVKKTGRVVIVHEAVKRGGFGGEIASVISESEAFDYLDSPIKRLGGLPIPIPYNPNLEKATVPQVDNIIDSIKEAVRFK; from the coding sequence ATGAGGGAAATTACCTACCTAGAAGCAGTTCGAGAAGCAATGAGCCAAGAGATGAGGAAAAATGAAAATGTTTTTATTCTGGGTGAAGATATTGGTGTGTATGGTGGAGCTTTTGGGGTAACTCGTGGAATGATAGAAGAGTTTGGTGCTGAACGTGTCCGCAACACACCAATTTCAGAATCAGCGATTGCCGGAGCAGCGGTAGGTTCCGCACTTACTGGTATGAGACCAATCCTTGAATTGCAATTCTCGGACTTTATCACGATAGCAATGGATCAATTAGTGAACCAAGCAGCGAAGCTTAGGTATATGTATGGTGGAAAAGGAACTGTTCCTATGGTTTTACGAACTCCTGCAGGATCTGGTACAGGGGCAGCTGCTCAGCATTCTCAAAGTTTAGAAGCTTGGATGACCCACATTCCTGGATTGAAAGTCCTCCAACCCTCTACGGCTTATGATGCAAAAGGATTGTTGAAAGCAGCTATTGATGATGACAATCCTGTTATATTCTATGAACATAAATTGCTTTATAAAACGAAAGGTGATGTTCCAGAAGAGGAGTACTCTATTCCGATAGGTAAAGCGGATATAAAACGGCAAGGGAACGATGTAACGATCATAGCTACCTCCCTAATGGTGAAGAAAGCACTAGAAGCAGCTGCTGAACTTGAAAAAGAAGGAATTGATGTTGAAGTTGTTGACCCACGTACACTTGTACCCCTTGATGAAGAGACCATCATTGAATCTGTGAAAAAAACAGGCAGAGTTGTAATTGTTCATGAAGCCGTTAAACGTGGTGGATTTGGCGGGGAAATTGCAAGCGTCATTTCTGAAAGCGAAGCATTCGACTATCTTGACTCACCGATCAAAAGGTTAGGTGGCTTGCCAATTCCGATTCCATATAATCCAAACTTGGAAAAAGCCACTGTCCCCCAAGTAGACAATATCATCGATTCGATAAAAGAAGCGGTTCGTTTCAAATAG
- a CDS encoding M20 family metallopeptidase — protein sequence MDELFAKLEAQYEEMVEIRRHLHQNPELSFEEVETPKFIAAYHEKLGHEVRTGVGGRGVVAKLKGGKPGKTVALRADFDALPIQEENDLPYKSKADGKMHACGHDGHTATLLGLAKALNSVKEELEGTIVFIHQHAEELQPGGAIAMIEDGCLEGVDVIFGTHLWATSPLGEIGYRTGPFMAAADRFTIKIQGKGGHGAQPHRTKDAVVIGAQAITNLQQLVSRRVDPLESAVVSVGAFEAINAFNVIADSVKLTGTVRTFDEDVRDLLENEIERVVKGTCIASDAEYTYNYVRGYPATVNHPEETELVASIAGAVPGVTEVKEVPPEMGAEDFAYYLQHVKGTFFFTGAQNPDWDVTYPHHHPKFNIDERALLVAANTLGAATLTYLKQGSAHVNQQARVK from the coding sequence ATGGATGAATTATTTGCAAAATTGGAAGCGCAATATGAAGAGATGGTGGAGATCCGCCGCCACCTCCACCAAAACCCGGAGCTTTCTTTTGAAGAAGTGGAAACGCCGAAGTTCATCGCTGCGTACCATGAAAAACTAGGGCATGAAGTCCGGACAGGAGTCGGTGGACGAGGCGTAGTTGCGAAGCTGAAAGGTGGGAAGCCTGGAAAGACGGTCGCACTTCGCGCAGATTTCGATGCACTTCCGATCCAGGAGGAAAACGATCTGCCATACAAATCAAAAGCGGATGGTAAGATGCATGCCTGCGGACACGATGGACATACAGCAACATTGCTTGGTCTTGCGAAAGCATTGAACAGCGTGAAGGAAGAGCTAGAGGGGACAATCGTCTTCATCCACCAGCATGCGGAAGAATTGCAGCCTGGCGGGGCAATTGCGATGATCGAGGATGGCTGTCTTGAAGGTGTTGATGTTATTTTCGGGACACACCTCTGGGCAACCAGTCCTCTCGGTGAAATCGGCTACCGTACAGGGCCGTTCATGGCGGCGGCAGACCGGTTCACGATCAAGATCCAGGGAAAAGGAGGCCATGGAGCACAACCGCACCGTACAAAAGATGCAGTCGTGATCGGGGCTCAGGCGATCACGAACCTTCAACAGCTCGTCAGCAGAAGGGTCGATCCCCTTGAATCTGCAGTCGTTTCGGTCGGGGCGTTTGAAGCGATCAATGCTTTCAACGTTATTGCGGATTCGGTGAAATTGACAGGCACGGTGAGGACATTTGATGAAGACGTACGTGACCTGCTCGAAAATGAGATTGAGAGAGTGGTTAAAGGGACGTGTATCGCATCAGATGCAGAATACACCTATAACTACGTGAGGGGCTATCCGGCTACCGTCAATCATCCTGAGGAAACGGAATTAGTCGCCAGCATCGCAGGGGCAGTCCCTGGTGTGACGGAAGTGAAAGAAGTACCACCAGAAATGGGGGCAGAGGATTTCGCTTATTATCTGCAACACGTGAAAGGAACGTTCTTCTTCACAGGTGCTCAAAACCCAGATTGGGATGTGACCTATCCACATCATCACCCGAAATTCAATATCGACGAACGCGCCTTATTAGTGGCAGCGAACACACTTGGAGCAGCGACCTTAACTTATTTGAAGCAGGGAAGCGCGCATGTGAACCAACAAGCAAGAGTCAAATAA
- a CDS encoding dihydrolipoamide acetyltransferase family protein, whose amino-acid sequence MAKEIFMPKLSSTMEEGTLLQWLKEEGDPVDIGEPLFEIMTDKINIEVEAYDEGVLLKKYYKVDDEIPVNQIIGYIGEENEELPAESPGLTSDNSSPTESEKQPEKEGSNKQTNSDTQFDKKVRATPAARRIAREQGVKLSSVDGSGQNERIHQRDVAQYLENEKTEKGITPLAEKIANNENIEIDNITGTGVHGKIVKDDVIAAIEGKDHTPEMEVTKSRKLAGIRKVVAENMQKSVNTAPHVTLTSDIDMTKVKELRSQLLPTIENQTGFRLSYTEVIVKAVGSALSLHPNVNTSLVENEIVFNERVNIGLAVSVDDGLMVPVIKDVNEKSLSILTTEAKEMGQLAREQKLKAEKMKGATFTVSNLGMYAIDAFTPIINLPETAILGIGRIQDKPVAIDGTIEIRPMMVVSLSFDHRTIDGAPAAEFLTELKSILENPFKLLA is encoded by the coding sequence ATGGCAAAGGAAATCTTTATGCCAAAGTTGAGTAGTACGATGGAAGAGGGGACTCTTTTGCAATGGCTCAAGGAGGAAGGTGATCCTGTAGATATTGGAGAGCCCCTTTTCGAAATCATGACCGACAAAATCAATATTGAAGTTGAGGCCTATGATGAAGGTGTACTATTAAAAAAATACTACAAGGTTGATGATGAAATCCCGGTAAATCAAATTATTGGTTATATAGGGGAAGAAAACGAAGAACTACCAGCTGAGTCACCAGGATTAACCTCGGATAATTCCTCTCCTACTGAAAGCGAAAAGCAACCAGAGAAGGAAGGGTCGAATAAGCAAACGAATTCGGATACTCAATTTGATAAAAAGGTGCGTGCTACCCCTGCAGCAAGAAGGATAGCAAGAGAGCAAGGGGTTAAGTTGTCCTCTGTTGACGGAAGCGGACAAAATGAAAGGATTCATCAGCGTGATGTCGCTCAATATCTTGAAAATGAAAAAACGGAAAAAGGGATCACTCCGCTTGCTGAGAAAATAGCCAACAACGAAAACATAGAAATTGATAATATTACAGGAACAGGCGTACACGGAAAAATTGTGAAGGATGATGTCATAGCAGCTATTGAAGGAAAAGACCACACGCCTGAAATGGAGGTTACCAAGAGTAGGAAACTAGCAGGTATACGTAAAGTGGTTGCTGAGAATATGCAAAAAAGTGTCAATACTGCCCCCCATGTCACACTTACAAGTGATATTGATATGACTAAAGTGAAAGAATTACGCTCTCAGCTCCTTCCAACAATTGAAAATCAAACCGGGTTCCGCTTGTCCTATACAGAAGTGATTGTAAAAGCGGTAGGATCAGCTTTATCTCTTCATCCTAATGTCAATACGTCATTGGTTGAAAATGAAATCGTATTTAATGAGCGTGTGAACATTGGTTTAGCCGTATCAGTAGATGATGGCCTTATGGTTCCAGTAATAAAGGATGTAAACGAAAAGAGTTTATCAATATTGACAACGGAAGCTAAAGAAATGGGACAACTAGCTCGTGAACAAAAATTAAAAGCAGAGAAAATGAAGGGTGCGACTTTTACTGTCAGTAATTTAGGAATGTATGCCATCGATGCATTCACCCCAATTATCAATTTACCTGAGACAGCTATATTAGGGATTGGAAGGATTCAGGATAAACCAGTCGCTATTGATGGTACGATTGAGATCCGTCCGATGATGGTCGTAAGTTTGTCATTTGATCACCGGACTATTGATGGAGCGCCGGCAGCTGAATTTTTAACTGAACTAAAATCGATTTTGGAAAATCCTTTTAAACTTTTAGCATAG
- a CDS encoding thiamine pyrophosphate-dependent dehydrogenase E1 component subunit alpha, whose translation MYKTLNLPAHIDTGKLIELYKQMWLIRYFDEKVDQFFAKGMIHGTTHLCVGQEASAAGSIAALQKEDKITSTHRGHGHCIAKGAETNRMMAELFGRETGYCKGKGGSMHIADLEKGNLGANGIVGGGIPLAVGAGLTSKMKQEGYVVLSFFGDGASNEGSFHESVNLASIWKLPVVFICENNQYGMSGPVKEMVNVDNIAERAPAYGIPGEVVDGNDVIEIINTVYDAVENARAGNGPSLIEVKTYRWKGHSKSDAKKYRTREEEMTWREKDAIKQFKDLLIKEQIFTEDTAEKLRTEAKQEIEDAVAFAENSPEPAIGTLLEDVYA comes from the coding sequence ATGTATAAAACTCTTAACCTACCGGCACATATTGATACGGGTAAATTAATTGAACTTTATAAGCAAATGTGGCTGATAAGATACTTTGATGAAAAGGTCGACCAATTTTTTGCTAAAGGGATGATTCATGGAACGACACATTTATGCGTTGGACAAGAAGCTTCCGCTGCTGGTTCAATCGCTGCATTGCAAAAAGAAGATAAAATTACAAGCACGCATAGAGGGCATGGTCATTGTATTGCAAAAGGTGCGGAAACAAACAGAATGATGGCGGAATTATTCGGTCGTGAAACAGGATATTGTAAAGGAAAAGGTGGATCAATGCATATTGCCGATCTTGAAAAAGGAAATCTTGGAGCAAACGGAATCGTCGGAGGGGGGATTCCTCTGGCGGTTGGTGCTGGATTGACTTCCAAAATGAAGCAAGAAGGATATGTTGTTCTCAGCTTTTTCGGAGATGGTGCAAGCAATGAAGGGAGTTTTCATGAATCTGTGAATTTGGCGTCAATATGGAAGTTACCGGTTGTATTCATTTGTGAAAACAACCAATACGGCATGTCCGGCCCGGTGAAAGAAATGGTGAACGTCGATAATATCGCCGAGCGTGCACCTGCGTATGGTATCCCGGGTGAAGTAGTAGATGGCAATGATGTGATCGAAATCATCAATACAGTCTATGATGCGGTGGAAAATGCTCGAGCTGGTAATGGCCCATCACTGATTGAAGTAAAAACATACCGATGGAAAGGTCATTCCAAAAGTGATGCTAAAAAATACCGTACTAGAGAAGAAGAAATGACTTGGAGAGAGAAAGACGCAATCAAGCAATTTAAAGATTTGCTAATTAAAGAACAAATTTTCACAGAAGACACTGCTGAAAAACTTCGAACAGAAGCCAAACAAGAAATAGAGGATGCTGTGGCGTTCGCCGAAAACAGTCCTGAACCGGCCATTGGTACTTTACTAGAAGATGTCTATGCGTAA
- a CDS encoding bh protein, which produces MKRSEMDFELFCIHCKEDVDHHFTYINGEISQIRCNQCGQVLEIKMDLKKKLSSELYDKIARKPKRLTEEYKEDFRKFIFSIPFRIVKKPYSVYRYIKDTREVFSEHNKIIKKKEKK; this is translated from the coding sequence ATGAAAAGAAGTGAAATGGATTTCGAACTTTTCTGTATCCACTGTAAAGAAGATGTAGATCACCATTTTACGTACATCAATGGAGAAATATCTCAGATTCGATGTAATCAATGTGGGCAGGTACTAGAGATAAAAATGGATTTGAAAAAGAAACTTTCAAGTGAACTATATGATAAAATCGCTCGAAAACCTAAAAGGTTAACTGAAGAATATAAAGAGGATTTTCGGAAGTTTATCTTTTCGATTCCATTTAGAATTGTGAAAAAACCATATTCTGTTTATAGATATATAAAAGATACAAGAGAAGTATTCAGTGAACACAATAAAATTATCAAGAAGAAAGAAAAAAAATAA
- a CDS encoding Zn-dependent hydrolase, with protein MLQQLLSDYDSSLSHSGVNGERLANRLEELSSIGCTSENGSYRLGFSAEERQAKELVKKWMTEAGLTVKEDRAGNVFGRKEGQNNLPAILSGSHVDSVPIGGHFDGPLGVLSALEVAQAWKETGYVPERPFEVVIFSDEEGSRFNGGLTGSTAFVGELDLERQRAMTDKDGLSFEQVLEKVGLSIETIAEAKRNAEEVALFVEVHIEQGKRLEKNDLPVGIVTGIAGPVWLEFTFDGEAGHAGNTPMNDRTDALAAASSFIGKVQELPETMSDSAVATVGKLNVYPNGVNVIPGQVKLYVDVRDIHEETRDQLINKILEAAEVIMGQTGVDVTWKEMIRKQPVPIRKDLQDLFSKAVEANGIEPFFLPSGAGHDAMIVGRHIPAAMLFVRSQDGVSHNPAEWSSLNDCIQGVHVLKTFLERSMDELPE; from the coding sequence ATGTTACAACAACTGCTATCAGACTACGATTCTAGCTTGAGTCATTCAGGAGTAAATGGAGAACGGCTTGCAAATCGTTTGGAGGAACTCTCTAGCATTGGCTGTACTTCAGAGAACGGTTCTTATCGTCTCGGTTTTTCCGCAGAAGAGCGACAGGCGAAGGAACTCGTGAAAAAGTGGATGACTGAAGCGGGTCTTACCGTCAAAGAAGATAGAGCCGGAAACGTATTTGGGAGGAAAGAAGGGCAGAACAATTTACCTGCCATCTTATCTGGATCACATGTTGACAGCGTGCCAATTGGTGGCCATTTTGACGGTCCGCTCGGCGTACTTTCCGCCCTTGAAGTAGCACAAGCCTGGAAGGAAACTGGATATGTTCCAGAGCGTCCGTTTGAAGTCGTCATTTTTTCAGATGAAGAAGGATCCCGGTTCAATGGCGGATTGACTGGGAGTACAGCATTCGTTGGAGAACTGGATCTCGAACGTCAGCGCGCCATGACGGATAAAGATGGCTTATCATTTGAACAAGTTCTCGAAAAGGTCGGATTATCCATCGAAACCATTGCAGAGGCGAAACGAAATGCTGAAGAGGTCGCACTATTTGTGGAAGTTCATATCGAGCAGGGTAAACGTCTTGAGAAAAATGATCTGCCGGTTGGAATCGTAACAGGAATCGCGGGGCCGGTCTGGCTAGAATTCACTTTTGATGGGGAAGCAGGCCATGCTGGGAACACACCGATGAATGACCGAACAGATGCACTTGCCGCTGCCAGTTCTTTTATCGGAAAAGTCCAGGAACTTCCGGAGACGATGAGTGACTCAGCTGTCGCTACAGTGGGAAAACTCAATGTCTATCCGAATGGCGTCAATGTCATTCCTGGACAGGTGAAGCTGTATGTGGATGTTCGGGATATTCATGAAGAAACACGCGATCAGCTCATAAATAAGATACTAGAGGCTGCCGAGGTTATTATGGGTCAAACCGGTGTGGACGTGACCTGGAAAGAAATGATACGAAAGCAACCTGTCCCGATACGAAAAGATTTGCAGGATCTTTTCAGTAAAGCGGTAGAAGCGAATGGAATCGAACCATTCTTTTTACCGAGCGGGGCGGGACATGATGCGATGATCGTCGGCAGACACATTCCAGCTGCGATGCTTTTTGTAAGGAGTCAGGATGGAGTCAGCCACAACCCGGCAGAATGGTCTTCTCTGAACGATTGCATACAAGGCGTACACGTATTGAAGACATTCCTTGAACGAAGTATGGATGAACTACCTGAATAG
- a CDS encoding amidohydrolase family protein: MKTKVTNVRLFDGYKLHPDKTMIVFDEKGITVIGKNADGIDADQVIDGEGLTCLPGLMDCHVHLTMDGNPDPFRELSDDSEADGSFRAVVNARKQLEAGVTTVRNVGAQYNIDIALRNAIEKGVIEGPRVLASGKPIVMTGGHGHNMAIEADGVDEIRKAARTQLKAGADLLKLMATGGVMTPNVDPGAAQLDEDELRCACTEASKAGKTTAAHAQGREGIKNAILAGITTIEHGIYLDDELIQMMLTSGTYLVPTLSAPFFIAENGVEGGIPQHAIEKTKIVMEDHKKSFLQAYEAGVKIAAGTDAGTPFNLHGDFPKELELMVEYGMDEVDVLRSATAIAASAMDILKETGSVEEGKRADLLFVEGNPVEEISDVRNVVYVFKNGKCVAKNNEKTPQKV, translated from the coding sequence ATGAAAACAAAGGTGACCAATGTTCGCTTATTCGATGGCTATAAGCTGCATCCGGATAAGACGATGATTGTCTTTGATGAAAAAGGGATTACGGTGATCGGGAAGAATGCAGATGGAATCGATGCTGATCAAGTGATTGACGGGGAAGGGTTGACCTGTTTGCCTGGCTTGATGGATTGTCACGTGCATCTCACCATGGATGGCAATCCCGATCCTTTTCGGGAGCTGTCAGATGATTCCGAAGCAGATGGTTCGTTCCGTGCTGTCGTTAACGCACGTAAACAATTGGAGGCGGGCGTGACCACCGTACGGAATGTCGGGGCTCAGTATAATATCGATATCGCACTCCGCAACGCGATTGAAAAAGGGGTCATTGAAGGTCCTCGGGTCTTAGCGTCTGGAAAACCGATTGTCATGACTGGCGGACACGGCCATAACATGGCGATTGAGGCGGACGGTGTTGATGAAATTCGTAAGGCAGCGAGAACTCAATTGAAGGCAGGTGCTGACCTGTTGAAGCTGATGGCTACTGGCGGTGTCATGACGCCAAACGTCGATCCTGGGGCTGCCCAGCTTGATGAAGACGAGCTGCGTTGTGCCTGTACGGAAGCCTCTAAAGCCGGAAAAACGACCGCTGCACACGCACAGGGGAGAGAAGGCATCAAGAATGCGATCCTTGCTGGGATTACGACTATTGAACATGGGATCTACCTTGATGACGAATTGATCCAGATGATGTTGACGTCTGGTACATATCTCGTACCGACCCTCTCAGCACCATTTTTTATTGCCGAAAACGGGGTGGAAGGCGGCATACCTCAACATGCAATTGAAAAAACAAAGATCGTGATGGAGGATCATAAAAAGAGTTTCTTACAAGCTTATGAAGCTGGAGTGAAAATTGCAGCTGGTACGGATGCAGGAACGCCGTTCAACCTTCACGGGGACTTTCCGAAAGAGCTTGAATTGATGGTCGAATACGGAATGGATGAAGTGGACGTACTACGCTCAGCGACAGCCATAGCAGCTAGTGCAATGGACATTTTAAAGGAAACAGGATCAGTGGAAGAAGGAAAACGAGCTGATTTGTTGTTTGTTGAAGGAAACCCAGTTGAAGAAATTTCAGATGTACGGAACGTCGTTTACGTGTTTAAAAATGGAAAATGTGTTGCGAAGAACAATGAAAAAACACCTCAAAAGGTGTAA